The following are encoded together in the Streptomyces sp. NBC_01465 genome:
- a CDS encoding chitinase, whose amino-acid sequence MRRRIFGLLTATGSAAALCLLTLTSTATASPPQASADDFVVSQAQFDQMFPNRNAFYTYNGLTAALDAYPGFTGTGSDTVRKQEAAAFLANVSHETGGLVYVVEQNTANYPHYCDTSQSYGCPAGNDKYYGRGPIQLSWNFNYKAAGDALGIDLLNNPDLVQNDAAVAWKTGLWYWNTQNGPGTMTPHNAMVNGAGFGETIRSINGSLECNGGNPAQVQSRIDSYKNFAGILGVDPGANLSC is encoded by the coding sequence ATGCGCCGCCGTATATTCGGCCTGCTGACCGCCACCGGATCAGCCGCCGCACTCTGCCTGCTCACCCTCACCTCGACGGCAACAGCTTCGCCCCCACAAGCATCCGCGGACGACTTCGTCGTCAGCCAGGCGCAGTTCGACCAGATGTTCCCGAACAGGAATGCGTTCTACACCTACAACGGCCTCACCGCCGCTCTGGACGCCTATCCGGGATTCACCGGAACGGGCAGCGACACCGTCCGCAAGCAGGAGGCGGCCGCATTCCTGGCGAATGTGAGCCACGAGACCGGCGGCCTGGTGTACGTCGTCGAGCAGAACACCGCCAACTACCCGCACTACTGCGACACTTCCCAGTCCTACGGTTGTCCTGCGGGCAACGACAAGTACTACGGGCGCGGCCCCATTCAGCTGAGCTGGAATTTCAACTACAAGGCTGCCGGCGACGCCCTGGGCATCGATCTCCTCAACAATCCGGACCTGGTCCAGAACGATGCGGCCGTCGCCTGGAAAACCGGTCTCTGGTACTGGAACACGCAGAATGGTCCCGGCACCATGACTCCGCACAACGCCATGGTCAACGGCGCGGGATTCGGTGAGACCATTCGCAGCATCAACGGAAGCCTGGAATGCAACGGGGGAAACCCCGCCCAGGTGCAGAGCCGCATCGACAGCTACAAGAACTTCGCCGGAATTCTCGGCGTCGACCCCGGAGCCAATCTGAGCTGCTGA
- a CDS encoding lytic polysaccharide monooxygenase auxiliary activity family 9 protein, protein MNARRKTVALIGAALAPVIAVSLPASSASAHGYISDPPSRQAQCAAGTVSCGDITYEPQSVEGPKGLTSCSGGNSRFAELDDDSKGWVATPVQKTTTFKWSLSARHSTSTWEYYVDGKEIAVFDDHGAQPGATVSHNVDFGSLTGKQKVLAVWNIADTTNAFYACIDVNVSS, encoded by the coding sequence ATGAACGCCAGAAGGAAGACCGTTGCGCTCATAGGCGCCGCGCTCGCGCCGGTCATCGCCGTAAGTCTCCCCGCGAGTTCGGCGAGTGCCCACGGATACATCTCCGATCCGCCCAGCCGGCAGGCGCAATGCGCGGCGGGAACGGTCTCGTGCGGGGACATCACGTACGAACCGCAGAGTGTGGAAGGCCCCAAGGGGCTCACGAGCTGCAGCGGCGGGAACAGCCGTTTCGCGGAACTCGACGACGACTCGAAGGGCTGGGTCGCCACCCCCGTACAGAAGACCACGACGTTCAAGTGGTCGCTGTCCGCCCGGCATTCGACCAGTACCTGGGAGTACTACGTCGACGGAAAGGAGATCGCCGTATTCGACGACCACGGCGCGCAGCCCGGCGCGACGGTCAGCCACAATGTCGACTTCGGGTCTCTCACCGGCAAGCAGAAGGTCCTGGCCGTGTGGAACATCGCCGACACGACCAACGCGTTCTACGCCTGCATCGACGTGAACGTCAGCAGCTGA
- a CDS encoding substrate-binding domain-containing protein: MALASERQELILAAVRERGTVRLADLVARLGVTAVTVRRDVTILADRGLVVRVHGGVTLAHRGPTAEQRPPAASPFGRLPGQALVGMVVPTVEFYWPPVIQGAQSAVAAAGGRLALRASAYDAGEDRRQVSALLNRGIRTLIVAPTTTGDAGLDLLRWLGGLRIPVLLVERLPPPALPTLPLDAATTAHSLGAGLAVRHLVTLGHRRIAFVTARFSPTTQALLEGWRETGESLALPDRADLEFDVPAYGSRGWTDAYDAVLQRCLDAGVTALFVHSDREAIGLTERARDRGLVVPDDLAVVSYDDEVAAASDPPLTAVRPPKHRLGAVAAELAMARMADPAERPVHRVQLWPTLIVRESCGAARSSGPPTG, translated from the coding sequence ATGGCGCTGGCGTCAGAACGGCAGGAACTGATCCTCGCCGCCGTACGGGAGCGGGGCACCGTACGCCTGGCCGATCTTGTCGCACGCCTCGGCGTGACCGCGGTGACCGTACGGCGCGACGTGACGATCCTGGCCGACCGGGGCCTGGTGGTGAGGGTCCACGGCGGGGTCACCCTGGCGCATCGCGGACCGACCGCCGAACAACGCCCGCCCGCTGCCTCTCCCTTCGGCCGGCTGCCCGGCCAGGCCCTGGTGGGCATGGTGGTTCCCACGGTCGAGTTCTACTGGCCGCCCGTCATCCAGGGCGCCCAGTCGGCCGTGGCCGCGGCCGGCGGAAGACTGGCACTGCGGGCTTCCGCGTACGACGCCGGAGAAGACCGGCGGCAGGTCTCCGCTCTGCTCAACCGCGGGATACGCACCCTGATCGTCGCGCCCACCACAACGGGCGACGCGGGCCTCGATCTGCTGCGCTGGCTCGGCGGCCTCCGTATCCCGGTCCTGCTGGTCGAGCGTCTGCCGCCACCGGCTCTGCCCACGCTGCCGCTCGACGCCGCAACGACCGCACACAGCCTGGGAGCAGGGCTGGCGGTGCGGCACCTCGTCACCCTCGGCCACCGCCGCATCGCCTTCGTCACCGCACGCTTCAGCCCCACGACGCAGGCCCTGCTCGAAGGATGGCGCGAGACAGGCGAATCCCTCGCCCTGCCGGACCGTGCGGACCTCGAGTTCGACGTGCCCGCCTACGGCTCCCGCGGCTGGACCGACGCGTACGACGCCGTGCTGCAACGGTGCCTCGACGCAGGCGTCACGGCCCTGTTCGTGCACTCCGACCGCGAGGCCATCGGTCTGACCGAGCGCGCCCGCGACCGGGGGCTCGTCGTACCCGACGACCTGGCCGTGGTGTCGTACGACGACGAGGTCGCCGCGGCGTCCGACCCGCCCCTGACGGCGGTCCGCCCGCCGAAACACCGGCTGGGCGCCGTCGCGGCCGAACTGGCCATGGCCCGGATGGCGGACCCGGCCGAACGCCCCGTGCACCGCGTGCAGTTGTGGCCCACGCTGATCGTACGAGAGTCCTGCGGGGCTGCCCGGAGCTCAGGACCGCCGACCGGCTGA
- a CDS encoding heparin lyase I family protein, which translates to MMRALTALALAGTLTATWPAAGSADAVVLDVNYQDGSLNSGIAGLTTTHATSPDASAVVPSGEDHAVSHKVTLGDPGYVSDGAPRSESATNDIPQGVFHVGDTRRYEFSVLLKDWKTYEPGDSESGDIIFQGKHAGGNWPSFYLMTKRNSIAFRSPTLGLQSTVVEDFRPQINRWMRFRVDVRWTDDATGYYKVSARLPGEQDFTLRATYENVQTFHPRNPTTFGYIKWGLYRPSESIENGDVPTRVVYHDDIRIQDLGQAE; encoded by the coding sequence ATGATGCGGGCCCTCACCGCCCTGGCGCTGGCGGGGACTCTGACCGCGACGTGGCCGGCCGCCGGCAGCGCGGATGCGGTGGTGCTGGACGTCAACTACCAGGACGGCAGCCTCAATTCGGGCATTGCCGGTCTGACGACGACGCACGCCACCTCGCCGGACGCGTCCGCCGTCGTCCCCTCCGGCGAGGACCACGCGGTCTCGCACAAGGTGACGCTGGGGGACCCCGGCTATGTGTCCGACGGGGCCCCGCGCAGCGAAAGCGCCACGAACGACATCCCTCAGGGGGTGTTCCACGTGGGCGACACCCGCAGATACGAGTTCAGCGTTCTCCTGAAGGACTGGAAGACCTATGAGCCGGGGGACTCGGAGAGCGGCGACATCATCTTCCAGGGCAAGCATGCAGGAGGGAACTGGCCCTCCTTCTACCTGATGACCAAGCGCAACAGCATCGCCTTCCGTTCGCCGACGCTCGGGCTGCAGTCCACGGTGGTCGAGGACTTCCGTCCGCAGATCAACCGGTGGATGAGATTCCGGGTGGACGTCCGCTGGACGGACGACGCGACCGGCTACTACAAGGTCTCCGCGCGGCTGCCCGGCGAGCAGGACTTCACGCTCCGTGCCACGTACGAGAACGTCCAGACCTTCCACCCCAGGAACCCGACAACCTTCGGCTACATCAAGTGGGGTCTCTACCGTCCCAGTGAATCGATCGAGAACGGAGACGTTCCGACACGCGTCGTGTACCACGACGACATCCGGATCCAGGATCTCGGTCAGGCGGAGTAG
- a CDS encoding Gfo/Idh/MocA family protein produces the protein MTDTLHGTTAPADSGVHTRDLRLGVIGLGLRATLAQEAHHPGEGSVVVAAADIAPDRYDRARAWFGEDVHVYAGHREMLAAEELDAVFVITPDHTHEDLAVELLEAGVAVFVEKPLAITTEGCDRVLEAARTGGARLYVGHNMRHMPVVRVMRDLIKSGEIGEVKAVWCRHFVGHGGDFYFKDWHADRRNTTSLLLQKGAHDLDVIHWLAGAYTERVSALGGLTVYGQIADRSGQAPGAVMPDWYDPENNWPPLSNTGLNPVVDVEDLSMMVMRLEGGVHASYQQCHYTPDYWRNYTVIGTEGRLENFGDHGETAEVRVWKRRSGYRADADRVVPMPPPGKGGHGGSDPMLVAEFLRFVRSGGATDTSPVAAREAVAAGVAATESLRADGRPVTVSRVAPDLAEWFAGGQG, from the coding sequence ATGACCGACACCTTGCACGGCACCACCGCACCCGCGGACAGCGGTGTGCACACACGCGACCTGCGACTGGGCGTCATCGGCCTCGGCCTGCGCGCCACCCTCGCGCAGGAGGCCCACCACCCCGGCGAAGGGTCCGTCGTGGTGGCGGCCGCCGACATCGCGCCGGACAGGTACGACCGGGCCCGCGCATGGTTCGGCGAGGACGTCCATGTCTACGCCGGCCACCGGGAGATGCTCGCCGCGGAAGAGCTGGACGCGGTCTTCGTCATCACCCCGGACCACACCCACGAGGACCTCGCGGTCGAGCTGCTCGAGGCCGGTGTCGCCGTCTTCGTGGAGAAGCCGCTCGCCATCACCACCGAGGGCTGCGACCGCGTCCTGGAGGCCGCACGAACCGGCGGCGCCCGCCTGTATGTGGGCCACAACATGCGCCACATGCCCGTCGTCCGCGTGATGCGCGACCTCATCAAGAGCGGCGAGATCGGCGAGGTCAAGGCCGTGTGGTGCCGCCACTTCGTCGGCCACGGCGGCGACTTCTACTTCAAGGACTGGCACGCCGACCGCCGCAACACCACCAGCCTTCTCCTGCAGAAGGGCGCCCACGACCTCGACGTCATCCACTGGCTCGCGGGCGCCTACACCGAGCGCGTCAGCGCGCTCGGCGGGCTCACGGTGTACGGACAGATCGCCGACCGCTCGGGCCAGGCCCCGGGCGCGGTCATGCCCGACTGGTACGACCCCGAGAACAACTGGCCCCCGCTGTCGAACACCGGACTCAACCCCGTCGTCGACGTCGAGGACCTGTCGATGATGGTGATGCGGCTGGAGGGCGGCGTGCACGCCAGCTACCAGCAGTGCCACTACACCCCCGACTACTGGCGCAACTACACGGTCATCGGCACCGAGGGGCGGCTGGAGAACTTCGGCGACCACGGGGAGACCGCCGAGGTCCGGGTGTGGAAGCGGCGCAGCGGCTACCGGGCCGACGCCGACCGCGTCGTCCCGATGCCGCCCCCGGGCAAGGGAGGGCACGGCGGCTCGGACCCGATGCTGGTGGCCGAGTTCCTGCGCTTCGTCCGTTCCGGCGGCGCGACGGACACCAGCCCGGTCGCGGCCCGCGAAGCCGTCGCCGCAGGTGTTGCCGCCACGGAGTCGCTGCGCGCCGACGGCCGTCCCGTCACGGTGTCCCGGGTCGCCCCCGACCTGGCCGAATGGTTCGCGGGCGGCCAGGGCTGA
- a CDS encoding outer membrane protein assembly factor BamB family protein has product MPNPQISRRHVLQAGGAAGLAAALGLAAQPAAAAAETTPRITDLGPAVVQFSLMSSVLIGDTVYIGSRNIDPVRIIALHLPTRRVVAQTDITNGHSIQALAADPTGRYLYAGVLQKADVGKPNLFRWDLTAPGTPAEPVGRIGDRDVRALSVAPDGFLYAVGGGADTAPALWELDPATLTVRNAGTPGPPGTLARAVAATATTVFFGAGTTFNGGGDSGRATLYAYDRSTGAFTSVAPAEMESDPSIRDLAVMGDKLVVGTAASTESAKVGVMDLEDLSSYAVATSSGTVVKSFTAIGDTVYYASESGILAYDTSSNSVSPVVFDGPDLGEIWGVDSRDGKVVVTSAFGFVAEIDPGAGTSTVTDLGEAGAPKAAQTAMGLAAGGGYVYVGGTGTIARHSLRSGAIVNLHAPGEAKDSVIYGGALYTGQYNAQGIWRYDPDGGDPISQVAAFPSGQNRPLDVTLDRKNGLVLAGVQCDTEGGGSLWTYDPRKRRSQCFVNPIDAMQCLRGIASQDGVAYLGGDNTLATGPRSTVVAFDPVRGKELWRIDPQQTAGCAALAVRGRHLYGLSRKGGLFVIDLRTRTLVHTADVRTVCNGFAAMVTNQGVVYGVSDTTVFRFDPRTFAVTTVVAAINGAWYSGSHLTNDEAGHLYTLRGRNLVRITDRPGR; this is encoded by the coding sequence ATGCCCAACCCGCAGATCAGCCGACGGCACGTACTGCAGGCAGGAGGCGCGGCCGGACTGGCCGCAGCGCTCGGTCTCGCCGCACAACCGGCCGCGGCCGCAGCGGAAACCACGCCCAGGATCACCGATCTCGGTCCGGCCGTCGTGCAGTTCTCGCTCATGAGCTCTGTGCTGATCGGTGACACCGTCTACATCGGCTCACGGAACATCGACCCCGTGCGCATCATCGCGCTCCATCTGCCCACGCGCAGGGTGGTGGCCCAGACCGACATCACCAACGGGCACTCCATCCAGGCCCTTGCTGCCGACCCGACCGGCCGGTACCTGTACGCGGGCGTGCTGCAGAAGGCCGACGTGGGCAAACCCAACCTCTTCCGCTGGGACCTGACGGCGCCCGGCACCCCCGCCGAGCCCGTAGGACGCATAGGCGACCGCGATGTACGCGCCCTCTCCGTCGCGCCCGACGGATTCCTCTACGCCGTGGGCGGCGGCGCCGACACCGCCCCGGCTCTGTGGGAGTTGGACCCCGCGACGCTCACCGTCCGCAACGCGGGCACCCCGGGGCCGCCGGGCACGCTCGCACGCGCCGTCGCGGCGACCGCGACGACGGTGTTCTTCGGCGCGGGCACCACCTTCAACGGGGGCGGCGACTCGGGCAGGGCCACCCTCTACGCGTACGACAGATCCACAGGGGCCTTCACCTCCGTCGCACCCGCGGAGATGGAGAGCGATCCGAGCATCCGGGACCTGGCGGTGATGGGTGACAAACTCGTCGTCGGCACCGCCGCGTCCACGGAGTCCGCGAAGGTCGGCGTCATGGACCTCGAGGACCTGTCCTCGTACGCCGTGGCGACGTCGTCGGGCACGGTCGTCAAGTCGTTCACGGCGATCGGCGACACGGTGTACTACGCCAGTGAGTCCGGGATCCTCGCGTACGACACCAGCTCCAACTCCGTCTCCCCGGTCGTCTTCGACGGCCCTGACCTGGGTGAGATCTGGGGCGTGGACAGCCGGGACGGCAAGGTCGTCGTCACCTCGGCCTTCGGCTTCGTGGCGGAGATCGACCCGGGCGCGGGCACCTCGACCGTCACCGACCTCGGTGAGGCGGGCGCCCCGAAGGCGGCGCAGACCGCCATGGGCCTCGCCGCCGGCGGGGGATACGTGTACGTCGGCGGTACGGGCACCATTGCCCGCCACTCACTGCGCTCCGGCGCGATCGTGAACCTGCACGCGCCAGGCGAGGCCAAGGATTCCGTGATCTACGGCGGAGCCCTGTACACGGGCCAGTACAACGCACAGGGCATCTGGCGCTACGACCCCGACGGCGGCGACCCGATCAGCCAGGTGGCCGCCTTCCCCTCCGGGCAGAATCGGCCCCTGGACGTGACCCTGGACCGGAAGAACGGGCTCGTCCTCGCCGGTGTGCAGTGCGACACCGAGGGCGGCGGCTCGCTGTGGACGTACGACCCGAGGAAGCGCCGGTCCCAGTGCTTCGTCAACCCCATCGACGCGATGCAGTGCCTGCGCGGCATCGCGAGCCAGGACGGTGTGGCCTACCTCGGCGGGGACAACACCCTTGCCACCGGACCGCGCAGCACGGTGGTGGCGTTCGACCCCGTCCGCGGCAAGGAGCTGTGGCGGATCGACCCGCAGCAGACGGCGGGATGCGCGGCGCTGGCGGTCCGGGGGCGGCACCTCTACGGCCTGTCGCGCAAGGGCGGTCTCTTCGTCATCGACCTCCGTACGCGCACCCTGGTGCACACGGCGGACGTCCGCACCGTCTGCAACGGCTTCGCGGCCATGGTGACCAACCAGGGTGTGGTGTACGGCGTCTCCGACACGACCGTGTTCCGCTTCGACCCCCGCACCTTCGCCGTCACCACCGTCGTCGCCGCCATCAACGGCGCCTGGTACAGCGGCTCCCACCTGACCAACGACGAGGCAGGACACCTCTACACCCTGCGCGGCCGCAACCTGGTGCGGATCACCGACAGGCCCGGCCGATGA
- a CDS encoding carbohydrate ABC transporter permease: protein MRERTAVPAQGTRPDILTQREMRRRERRFLHRDKWWGYALIAPAGLGLAVFYLWPVVQTVYYSFTEWGAFGGTTWIGLSNYRTLVDDPEFWHSLMNTGIYTGLVLLGIPLSMALAVLLNLKGLRGTGIYRTLYFLPVVTMPAAVAVVWRWLYNGDAGILNHALSAIGINGVYWVSDPDTIRIAVAVVGVWMTVGYNMILLLAGLQSIPGDYYEAASLDGAGRLRQFFSITLPLLSPTLFFTTVLSVIQSLQVFDLVYLIIGANTNVSLQNPAYGEGQTVVMLFFQKAFFDNQRGYGAAIVCVLFVLIMALTAVQFRLQKRWVHYA, encoded by the coding sequence GTGCGTGAGAGAACTGCCGTACCGGCGCAGGGCACGCGGCCGGACATCCTCACCCAGCGTGAAATGCGTCGCCGCGAGCGCCGCTTCCTGCACCGGGACAAATGGTGGGGCTATGCGCTGATCGCCCCGGCCGGACTGGGCCTCGCGGTCTTCTACCTGTGGCCCGTGGTGCAGACGGTGTACTACAGCTTCACTGAGTGGGGCGCCTTCGGGGGAACCACCTGGATCGGTCTCTCCAACTACCGCACGCTGGTGGACGATCCGGAGTTCTGGCACTCGCTGATGAACACGGGCATCTACACCGGCCTCGTGCTGCTGGGGATCCCCTTGTCGATGGCGCTGGCTGTGCTGCTCAACCTCAAGGGCCTTCGCGGCACCGGCATCTACCGCACGCTCTACTTCCTGCCGGTGGTCACGATGCCCGCTGCCGTCGCCGTGGTCTGGCGCTGGCTCTACAACGGTGACGCCGGAATCCTCAACCACGCTCTGTCGGCGATCGGCATCAACGGCGTGTACTGGGTGTCCGACCCGGACACCATCCGTATCGCGGTCGCCGTCGTCGGTGTGTGGATGACCGTCGGCTACAACATGATCCTTCTGCTGGCCGGTCTCCAGAGTATTCCGGGCGACTACTACGAGGCGGCATCGCTCGACGGCGCCGGACGCCTGCGGCAGTTCTTCTCGATCACCCTGCCGCTGCTGAGTCCGACGCTGTTCTTCACCACCGTGCTCTCGGTGATCCAGTCCCTCCAGGTCTTCGACCTGGTGTATCTGATCATCGGCGCCAATACGAACGTCTCCCTCCAGAATCCGGCCTACGGCGAGGGCCAGACCGTCGTGATGCTCTTCTTCCAGAAGGCGTTCTTCGACAACCAGCGCGGCTACGGCGCGGCCATCGTCTGTGTGCTGTTCGTCCTGATCATGGCGCTGACCGCCGTCCAGTTCCGGTTGCAGAAGAGGTGGGTCCACTATGCGTGA
- a CDS encoding S1 family peptidase: protein MTHPTSAAAKRRRAALGAGLCALLVGAAASVGLPSASAADSPTASTAVAPASTGLLAAMQKDLGLSKSEAVQRLAAEKQATAVEGKARNAAGASFGGAWFDAAAGKLTVAVTDSGKADAVRASGAAVRLVSHTQRQLDSTKKKIDTLKAPAGVSSWHVDPQASSVVVNVVASRKSDNDVRTFVARAAKAGPVTVRQVSEAPRTFAAGTVGGDPYYTGNVRCSIGFSVYGGFVSAGHCGQAGAEVRGWDGSLIGNFQGSSFPGNDYSWVSVGNGWWTVPVVLGWGTVSDQLVRGSAVAPIGASICRSGSTSHWHCGNVLATNETVNYSQGAVYEMTKTSVCAEPGDSGGSFISGDQAQGVTSGGWGNCTSGGETWHQPINEILNRYGLTLHTA, encoded by the coding sequence CTGACGCACCCCACGAGCGCAGCCGCGAAACGACGTAGAGCAGCCCTGGGCGCAGGACTCTGCGCCCTGCTCGTCGGCGCTGCCGCCTCGGTCGGCCTCCCCTCCGCTTCCGCGGCCGATTCCCCCACCGCTTCCACCGCTGTGGCGCCGGCCTCGACCGGTCTTCTGGCCGCGATGCAGAAGGACTTGGGCCTCTCGAAGTCCGAAGCCGTGCAGCGTCTGGCGGCCGAGAAGCAGGCCACCGCGGTCGAGGGCAAGGCACGGAACGCGGCCGGAGCCTCCTTCGGCGGTGCCTGGTTCGACGCCGCAGCAGGGAAGTTGACCGTCGCGGTGACGGACAGCGGGAAGGCCGACGCCGTCCGGGCGAGCGGAGCCGCCGTCCGGCTGGTGTCCCACACCCAACGGCAGCTCGACAGCACCAAGAAGAAGATCGACACTCTCAAGGCGCCTGCCGGGGTGAGCAGTTGGCACGTGGACCCGCAGGCGAGCAGCGTCGTCGTGAACGTCGTCGCCTCGCGCAAGAGTGACAACGATGTCCGAACGTTCGTCGCACGGGCCGCGAAGGCAGGCCCCGTCACGGTCCGCCAGGTGAGCGAGGCGCCGCGGACCTTCGCCGCGGGCACGGTCGGCGGCGACCCGTACTACACGGGCAACGTCCGGTGCTCCATAGGCTTCTCCGTCTACGGCGGCTTCGTCTCGGCAGGACACTGCGGTCAGGCGGGCGCGGAGGTCCGCGGCTGGGACGGCTCCCTCATCGGAAACTTCCAGGGCTCGTCCTTCCCCGGCAACGACTACTCCTGGGTGAGCGTGGGCAACGGCTGGTGGACCGTTCCGGTCGTACTCGGCTGGGGCACGGTCTCCGACCAGTTGGTGCGAGGCTCCGCCGTGGCACCCATCGGCGCTTCCATCTGCCGCTCGGGCTCCACGTCGCACTGGCACTGCGGGAACGTGCTCGCCACCAACGAGACCGTGAACTACAGCCAGGGCGCGGTCTACGAGATGACGAAGACCAGCGTCTGCGCCGAGCCCGGCGACTCCGGGGGCTCCTTCATCAGCGGCGACCAGGCGCAGGGTGTCACCTCCGGAGGCTGGGGCAACTGCACCAGCGGCGGCGAGACCTGGCACCAGCCGATCAACGAAATCCTCAACCGGTACGGCCTGACCCTGCACACCGCCTGA
- a CDS encoding carbohydrate ABC transporter permease, with translation MRDTSREGRLWPAHILLSLGAVITVFPLVWEVLTSFKSFGESVQVPPTILPSHWDWSNYSKVFDGIPFGQQFVNTVVMSLLRTAAQLLLCSMAAYAFARIRFPGRGAIFLGFLAVLMVPGQLFLLPQYQIMQNLGWLDSMQALVVPGMFSAFGTFLLRQFFMGLPEELEEAARLDGANPFTVFWRIALPLARPGLLALGILTFLWSWNDLMWPLIVNTDPAKMPLSAGLASLQGAHLTEYPVLMAGSLLATLPVIVVFVAMQRQFIQGIAFSGMKG, from the coding sequence ATGCGTGACACAAGTCGTGAAGGCAGGCTGTGGCCCGCCCACATCCTGCTCTCACTGGGCGCGGTGATCACCGTCTTCCCGCTCGTGTGGGAGGTGCTGACCTCCTTCAAGAGCTTCGGCGAGTCCGTACAGGTGCCGCCGACGATCCTGCCCTCGCACTGGGACTGGTCGAACTACTCGAAGGTCTTCGACGGCATCCCGTTCGGGCAGCAGTTCGTGAACACCGTCGTGATGTCCCTGCTGCGCACCGCGGCCCAGTTGCTGCTGTGCTCGATGGCTGCCTACGCGTTCGCCCGGATCCGCTTCCCCGGACGCGGTGCGATCTTCCTCGGGTTCCTCGCCGTACTGATGGTGCCGGGCCAGCTGTTCCTGCTGCCGCAATACCAGATCATGCAGAACCTCGGCTGGCTGGACTCCATGCAGGCGCTGGTGGTCCCCGGCATGTTCTCCGCCTTCGGCACGTTCCTGCTCCGGCAGTTCTTCATGGGACTGCCCGAGGAGCTGGAAGAGGCGGCGCGGCTGGACGGCGCCAACCCGTTCACCGTCTTCTGGCGCATCGCCCTGCCGCTCGCCCGGCCCGGACTGCTGGCGCTCGGCATCCTCACGTTCCTCTGGTCCTGGAACGACCTGATGTGGCCGCTGATCGTCAACACCGACCCGGCCAAGATGCCGCTGTCGGCCGGGCTCGCCTCTCTCCAGGGCGCCCATCTCACCGAGTACCCGGTCCTGATGGCCGGGTCCCTCCTCGCAACTCTCCCGGTGATCGTGGTGTTCGTCGCGATGCAGCGTCAGTTCATCCAGGGCATCGCCTTTTCCGGCATGAAGGGCTGA
- a CDS encoding ABC transporter substrate-binding protein codes for MRRRSLFTAAAATTLAAAPLVSGCSSSPSPSAASGGGSRRGHLTYGVWDVYQVPAMERAAREFERTRPGVTVDVQLTPNGTYWTKLRTACTGGSAPDVFWMNGPNFGLYADAGQLLPLETKGSEAVLSPADFPADLISLYNWEGTQYGAPKDFDTVALWFNKELFDRAKVDYPDSTWTWQTLINNAQRLTDRKRGIYGVGAPVRAQENYYNSIPQAGGWVISEDKTRSGFSDEHTREGLQLWIDLIHRYRASPSLQQMTDTDPTQMFQSGTLAMTYEASYNAATFYADPELRAKIDVAPMPKGRRRATVLHGLANVVYARTPHPELAREFVRFLGGEQASLLQGKYGTAIPARNGTAKPWAEGMPKFDLQVHLDALDYAVPFPGSANSAAWNHKEWMWLAKAWSGDVSLRSATDSLSDAMNQLLAQERKGRS; via the coding sequence GTGCGCAGACGTTCCCTCTTCACGGCGGCTGCCGCCACGACGCTCGCGGCGGCCCCGCTCGTGTCCGGATGCAGCTCCTCGCCGTCACCCTCCGCCGCATCCGGCGGCGGCTCGCGGCGCGGCCATCTCACCTACGGCGTCTGGGACGTCTACCAAGTGCCCGCGATGGAGCGGGCGGCGCGCGAGTTCGAGCGCACCCGGCCGGGGGTGACCGTCGACGTCCAACTCACCCCGAACGGCACGTACTGGACCAAACTGCGCACCGCGTGCACCGGTGGATCCGCCCCGGACGTCTTCTGGATGAACGGGCCGAACTTCGGCCTCTACGCCGACGCGGGACAGCTCCTCCCCCTGGAGACGAAGGGGTCCGAAGCCGTGCTGAGCCCCGCCGACTTCCCGGCGGACCTGATCTCCCTCTACAACTGGGAGGGCACCCAGTACGGCGCCCCGAAGGACTTCGACACCGTCGCCCTGTGGTTCAACAAGGAGCTCTTCGACCGGGCCAAGGTCGACTACCCGGACTCCACCTGGACCTGGCAGACCCTGATCAACAACGCCCAGCGGCTCACCGACCGCAAGCGCGGAATCTACGGCGTCGGAGCTCCGGTCCGCGCACAGGAGAACTACTACAACTCGATACCCCAGGCCGGCGGCTGGGTCATCTCCGAGGACAAGACGCGCTCCGGCTTCTCCGACGAGCACACCCGCGAGGGGCTGCAGCTCTGGATCGACCTGATCCACCGCTACCGTGCCTCGCCGTCCCTCCAGCAGATGACCGACACGGACCCCACCCAGATGTTCCAGTCCGGGACGCTGGCCATGACGTACGAAGCGTCGTACAACGCAGCGACGTTCTACGCCGACCCCGAGCTCCGGGCCAAGATCGACGTCGCGCCGATGCCCAAGGGCCGCCGGCGCGCCACCGTTCTGCACGGCCTTGCCAACGTTGTCTACGCCCGTACGCCCCATCCCGAACTGGCCCGGGAATTCGTCCGGTTCCTCGGCGGGGAGCAGGCATCCCTCCTCCAGGGCAAGTACGGCACCGCCATCCCGGCGCGTAACGGCACCGCCAAGCCCTGGGCCGAGGGGATGCCGAAGTTCGACCTCCAGGTGCACCTCGACGCACTGGACTACGCGGTTCCGTTCCCCGGTTCCGCGAACAGCGCCGCCTGGAACCACAAGGAATGGATGTGGCTCGCCAAGGCGTGGAGTGGCGACGTGAGTCTCAGGAGCGCCACCGACTCGCTGTCCGACGCGATGAACCAACTGCTCGCACAGGAGAGGAAGGGCCGGTCCTGA